A single window of Desulfomicrobium macestii DNA harbors:
- a CDS encoding glycosyltransferase, with product MPKFVFFCTNGVGLGHMSRCLSYARRLQSNASITFFSLASAIDIIEKFGFEADYFVSHYWTCNTSSEWNRELAVRFGVMLERVQPDVVVFDGTWPFQGFMAACNAYGRPALVWSNRGLNKERSSSLSVDENLFDLIIVPGELGASFGTESLAGGRKKITVPPVTILDDHELMSRRAARDELGLDAVGRYALFSLGAGNINDIGGVGADLIARLESEGFSIVWTRAPISMRDVELPPKAEPLSVYPLVRYLRAFDVFIGAAGYNTCCEVVQAGVPSLLIPNASTRLDDQARRASLVAEHAPVVVSDCQTPAECSAAVKDLLEMLGRSTSRTSSIPMNGAAMAADEILALARRRRKR from the coding sequence TTGCCGAAATTTGTATTTTTTTGTACGAATGGTGTTGGTTTAGGTCATATGTCGCGCTGTTTATCCTATGCTCGACGTCTACAATCAAATGCGTCCATTACTTTTTTCTCTTTAGCATCTGCAATTGACATCATTGAAAAATTTGGATTCGAAGCTGATTATTTCGTCTCACATTACTGGACTTGCAATACGTCATCCGAATGGAATCGCGAACTTGCCGTCCGTTTCGGAGTAATGCTGGAACGAGTGCAGCCAGATGTGGTGGTTTTTGACGGCACTTGGCCTTTTCAGGGATTCATGGCTGCGTGCAACGCCTATGGAAGACCTGCTTTGGTCTGGTCGAATCGTGGCTTGAATAAGGAGAGGTCGTCGTCGCTATCAGTTGACGAGAACCTTTTTGATTTGATTATCGTTCCCGGTGAACTGGGTGCTTCTTTCGGCACTGAGTCCCTGGCGGGTGGGCGCAAAAAAATCACAGTGCCCCCGGTTACGATCCTTGATGACCATGAATTGATGAGTCGGCGTGCCGCCCGCGATGAATTAGGATTGGATGCTGTGGGGCGGTACGCGTTGTTTTCTCTTGGAGCAGGCAACATAAATGATATTGGCGGAGTCGGAGCTGACTTGATTGCCCGTTTGGAGTCCGAAGGGTTTTCCATCGTATGGACACGTGCGCCTATCTCTATGAGGGATGTCGAACTTCCGCCCAAAGCTGAGCCGCTTTCAGTTTACCCCTTAGTGCGTTATCTGCGCGCTTTTGACGTGTTTATTGGGGCTGCCGGGTACAACACGTGCTGCGAGGTTGTTCAGGCTGGAGTGCCGAGTCTCTTGATTCCCAATGCCAGCACAAGGCTGGATGATCAGGCCAGGCGCGCTTCTTTGGTTGCGGAGCATGCCCCGGTAGTGGTGTCCGATTGCCAGACCCCGGCGGAGTGTTCTGCGGCTGTTAAGGATTTACTGGAAATGCTTGGTCGTTCGACCTCTCGCACGAGCTCTATCCCGATGAACGGCGCGGCCATGGCTGCGGACGAAATTCTTGCCTTGGCCCGCCGCCGGAGAAAGCGATGA